A single region of the Asterias amurensis chromosome 19, ASM3211899v1 genome encodes:
- the LOC139951279 gene encoding protein Flattop homolog has protein sequence MAAHFSANQYEQAFDSKRLQNWQLPHTYKERPSRFDGFTQIIANDRGHLLDGVPHSSENPWGKFVGTWDIPLKIPGNVTTFMARSDPAAVGIVKGRKDHEDYMRKAAGSPVKEVAKAPSPRRKSPEKTLASPRQTPPSKSPQDRPCNPSPTQGSPRPASKSPQLA, from the exons atGGCAGCGCATTTCAGTGCAAATCAG TATGAACAAGCATTCGACAGCAAAAGACTTCAAAACTGGCAGCTTCCCCATACTTATAAAGAG cggccatctcgttttgACGGCTTCACTCAAATCATCGCAAATGACAGAGGACATCTTCTGGATGGGGTGCCCCACTCTTCAGAAAATCCATGGGGGAAGTTTGTAGGAACATGGGATATTCCATTGAAGATTCCTGGTAATGTCACAACATTTATGGCTCGATCCGACCCTGCTGCTGTTGGTATTGTGAAAGGAAGGAAAGATCATGAAGATTACATGAGGAAAGCTGCTGGATCGCCAGTCAAGGAAGTCGCAAAG GCACCGAGTCCAAGAAGGAAGAGTCCAGAGAAAACCTTAGCCAGTCCCCGCCAAACTCCACCAAGTAAATCACCGCAGGACAGACCGTGTAATCCGTCACCAACACAGGGTTCCCCGAGACCAGCTTCAAAATCACCCCAACTAGCATAA